ATCTGGTAACCACTTTCAGCGGCCAGGACGGCGTACCGCTGAGTTTCCGCATTCAGTCCGTTACCGCGATCCACCACGATGGGTGAAGCCTGCTGGCGGATCGCTAAACGAAAACGTTCAAAATTCCAGTCTCGAGCCGTTTGCAGAAGCTCCGCGTCATAGTCGTAGTGTCCAGGATCGTCACCAACTTGGGTGTAAAAGAACTGATCTGTTTCCAGGACAACACCAGCATCCCCCGCCAAACGCCACGCCCGGTGACTCTTCCCACAACCTGGTAACCCGCGCATCAGATACACAATGCGCGAGCGATCACCTGGATCGTCCGAAGAGTCACTCGCTGGCGTTGGGGAATGGCTCAATCCATCACTCTCATTGCTTCAATTTGTCCTTCCCAAAACCAATCAAGAGGTCGACTCCCTTCTCCCCTTTCATGTCATCCTTGTCGCCGTCGTCCGATAGAAGGCCCAGCGAGGAGGGTGCGGTGCTCTGGTCCGCGACCCAATCCGTCAGCGCCGCGTCCAGTGCGGCGATGTCCTCGGAGTTGCTCGCCAAGCCGCCGATCAGCAAGTCATTATCGCGGCCTCCCTTGAGCTTATCTTTGTCGTCTCCTCCGATCAGGATATCCGACCCGTCGCGGCCGTAGAGGCTATCGCGTCCCGTGCCCCCGGAAAGCACGTCGTTGC
The nucleotide sequence above comes from Crateriforma spongiae. Encoded proteins:
- a CDS encoding AAA family ATPase, with the translated sequence MRGLPGCGKSHRAWRLAGDAGVVLETDQFFYTQVGDDPGHYDYDAELLQTARDWNFERFRLAIRQQASPIVVDRGNGLNAETQRYAVLAAESGYQINLAEPDSPWWQELRVLLKYKQYVDETLFDQWAEKLSEATRRTHRVPASTIRRWMRAWRAELTIEEILQFE